The proteins below are encoded in one region of Flavobacteriales bacterium:
- a CDS encoding ATP-dependent Clp protease ATP-binding subunit, with protein sequence MEAKFSPRVRDVITYSREEALRLGHNYIGVEHFMLGILREGEGTAIQLLKKLNVDLIGFRRMLESSIESTANVKAANADNLPLVKQAEKILKVTYLEAKVHKSNTIGTDHLLLSILKDDTNVATRQLHNMGIDYHKVNDLMEPSQTGNLDIRAEIPNEPEDDDDGLRGEMGGGTSRKVGDSKSKTPVLDNFGRDLTLQAEEGKLDPIVGRQKEIERVSQILSRRKKNNPVLIGEPGVGKSAIAEGLALRIVQRKVSRVLFDKRIIALDIASLVAGTKYRGQFEERMKAVMNELEKSPDVILFIDEIHTIVGAGGASGSLDASNMFKPALARGEIQCIGATTLDEYRQHIEKDGALERRFQKVLVEPTSIEETIEILHNIKEKYEDHHGVNYTDPAIEACVKLTSRYMSDRHLPDKAIDALDEVGSRVHITNIKVPKEILKLEEQIEDVKEEKNKVVRSQKYEEAAKLRDKERQLTEELDKAKTEWEAKAREQREIVDVNAVEDVVAMMTGIPVQRIAEKESGRLARMKDEIGDKVIGQEEAVVKVVKAIQRNRAGLKDPNKPVGSFIFLGPTGVGKTQLAKVLAKHMFDSEDALIRIDMSEYMEKFAVSRLIGAPPGYVGYEEGGQLTEKVRRKPYSIVLLDEIEKAHPDVFNLLLQALDDGQLTDSLGRRIDFRNTIMIMTSNIGARQLQDFGQGVGFSTNAKQDSADAHARSVINSALKKTFAPEFLNRIDDIVLFNSLSQDDIHKIIDIELAKLYGRIQELGYSIKMSKDAKNFIASKGYDAKFGARPLSRSIQKYVEDPLAEEIVNQNLEEGDSISIGFDKKKEEITIKIGKSKKQAESDDEK encoded by the coding sequence ATGGAAGCAAAATTCTCACCCCGCGTCAGGGACGTAATCACATACAGTCGAGAGGAGGCTCTGAGACTGGGACACAACTACATAGGTGTCGAACACTTCATGCTAGGCATTCTCCGCGAAGGAGAAGGTACTGCGATACAACTGCTCAAGAAATTGAATGTGGATCTGATCGGATTCAGGCGCATGCTCGAGTCCAGTATCGAATCCACGGCCAATGTCAAGGCTGCCAATGCGGATAATCTCCCACTGGTCAAGCAAGCTGAAAAGATATTGAAGGTGACCTATCTGGAGGCCAAGGTCCATAAGAGCAATACCATAGGCACGGATCACCTCCTTCTTTCCATCCTGAAGGACGATACCAATGTGGCCACACGTCAACTCCACAACATGGGGATAGATTATCACAAGGTCAATGACCTCATGGAACCTTCTCAGACCGGAAATCTCGACATCCGAGCGGAGATACCCAACGAGCCTGAAGATGACGATGACGGGCTGCGAGGAGAAATGGGCGGAGGTACCAGCCGGAAGGTAGGTGACTCCAAGAGCAAGACACCTGTCCTGGATAATTTCGGTAGAGACCTCACCCTACAGGCGGAAGAAGGAAAGCTGGACCCTATCGTAGGGCGTCAGAAGGAGATAGAACGGGTCTCACAGATCCTGAGTCGTAGGAAGAAGAACAATCCGGTACTGATCGGTGAGCCGGGTGTAGGTAAATCTGCCATTGCAGAAGGACTGGCACTCCGCATCGTGCAGCGCAAAGTGTCGCGTGTGCTCTTCGACAAGCGCATCATCGCGCTGGATATTGCCTCGCTGGTGGCCGGTACCAAATACCGTGGTCAGTTCGAGGAGCGCATGAAGGCCGTGATGAACGAACTCGAGAAATCCCCGGATGTCATCTTGTTCATCGATGAGATCCACACGATCGTTGGTGCCGGAGGTGCATCCGGTAGTCTGGATGCCTCCAATATGTTCAAGCCGGCCCTTGCGCGTGGAGAGATCCAATGCATAGGAGCGACCACATTGGACGAGTACCGCCAGCACATCGAGAAGGATGGCGCCTTGGAGCGCAGATTCCAGAAGGTCTTGGTAGAGCCAACGAGCATCGAGGAGACCATTGAGATCCTGCACAATATCAAAGAGAAATACGAAGACCACCACGGTGTCAATTATACCGATCCGGCCATAGAGGCCTGTGTCAAATTGACCTCGCGATATATGTCCGATAGACACCTTCCCGATAAGGCCATCGATGCCTTGGACGAAGTAGGGTCACGCGTACACATCACCAATATCAAGGTGCCCAAGGAGATCCTCAAGCTGGAAGAACAGATAGAGGACGTCAAGGAGGAGAAGAACAAAGTGGTGCGCAGTCAGAAGTATGAGGAGGCCGCCAAGTTGAGAGATAAGGAAAGGCAACTCACCGAAGAGCTGGACAAGGCCAAGACCGAATGGGAGGCCAAGGCACGTGAGCAGCGAGAGATCGTGGATGTGAATGCCGTAGAAGATGTAGTGGCCATGATGACCGGTATCCCGGTGCAGCGTATCGCTGAGAAAGAAAGCGGGCGATTGGCACGCATGAAGGATGAGATCGGTGACAAGGTCATCGGTCAGGAAGAGGCCGTGGTCAAGGTGGTCAAAGCCATCCAACGGAATCGGGCTGGACTCAAGGATCCCAACAAGCCTGTGGGATCGTTTATATTCCTCGGGCCCACCGGTGTAGGTAAGACCCAATTGGCCAAAGTACTCGCCAAGCACATGTTCGACAGTGAGGATGCCCTCATCCGTATCGACATGAGTGAGTATATGGAGAAGTTCGCTGTATCCCGTCTCATCGGAGCACCTCCGGGATATGTCGGGTATGAAGAAGGGGGACAATTGACCGAGAAGGTCCGCAGGAAGCCCTACTCCATCGTGCTCTTGGATGAGATCGAAAAGGCTCACCCAGATGTATTCAATCTCCTACTCCAGGCCCTGGATGATGGTCAACTGACCGATTCCCTCGGGCGTAGGATCGATTTCCGGAACACGATCATGATCATGACTTCGAATATCGGTGCACGACAGCTGCAGGATTTCGGTCAGGGTGTAGGATTCAGTACGAATGCCAAGCAGGATAGTGCTGATGCGCATGCGAGAAGTGTGATCAACAGTGCTCTGAAGAAGACCTTTGCACCGGAATTCTTGAATAGGATCGATGACATCGTGCTCTTCAATTCCTTGTCACAGGACGATATCCATAAGATCATCGATATCGAATTGGCCAAGCTCTACGGTCGTATCCAAGAACTGGGATATAGCATCAAGATGTCCAAGGATGCGAAGAACTTCATCGCCAGCAAAGGCTATGATGCCAAGTTCGGAGCACGTCCATTGAGTCGTTCTATCCAGAAATATGTGGAAGACCCTCTAGCCGAGGAGATCGTGAATCAGAATCTCGAAGAAGGCGATTCTATCAGTATCGGATTCGATAAGAAGAAGGAGGAGATCACCATCAAGATCGGCAAGTCGAAGAAGCAGGCCGAGAGCGATGATGAGAAGTAG
- the gyrA gene encoding DNA gyrase subunit A, producing MAEGEKIIPVNIEDEMKSAYIDYSMSVIVSRALPDVRDGLKPVHRRVLYGMLELGVTASRAYKKSARIVGEVLGKYHPHGDTSVYDAMVRMAQDWSLRYPLVNGQGNFGSVDGDSPAAMRYTEAKLRKLAEELLSDLDKETVDFTPNFDDSLEEPSVLPTRIPALLVNGASGIAVGMATNMPPHNLTEVVNATIAYIDNREIDVAGLMEHVKAPDFPTGGTIYGYDGVREAFETGRGRVVVRGKARIEENKSGREVIIVEEIPYQVNKADMIKKTADLVNDKKIEGISDIRDESDRNGMRIVYELKRDSIPNVVLNKLYKYTALQTSFSVNNIALVKGRPQLLNLKDMIREFVEHRHEVVVRRTRYELRKAEERAHILEGLLIAIDNLDEVIALIRSSANPEEAKEGLMKQFELSEIQAKAILDMRLQKLTGLERDKIRAEYDDLMKTIERLKSILGNEDLRMSIIKEELEEVKEKYGDERKTLIEYSGADFRMEDMIADESVVITISHLGYIKRTSLTEYRTQSRGGVGSRGSTTRNEDFLEHLLLATNHNYMLIFTKKGKCFWMRVFEIPEGSKTSKGRAIQNLLNIESDDRIMAYINVKDLKDEEVLNSHYIMMATKKGVVKKTQLEAYSRPRQNGINAITIREGDELLEAKLTNGQNEVLLATTAGRAIRFNEKDVRSMGRTASGVRGISLSGPKDEVVGMICVDDPNKTVLVVSENGYGKRTYLNDPDDGEPIYRITKRGGKGVKTLTITDKTGALIAIKQVSDGDQLMIINKSGIAIRLDVEEMRVMGRATQGVRLINLKGKDEIAAVAKIEVDHLENEFNVSLDEEGTEGDAEGTEGVDGETDSQENPSPDSDTDSPEDSGKAFDNDEVDE from the coding sequence ATGGCAGAAGGAGAAAAAATAATTCCAGTCAATATAGAGGATGAGATGAAGAGCGCGTACATCGATTATTCGATGAGCGTTATCGTTTCCCGTGCCCTTCCAGATGTGAGGGATGGACTGAAGCCAGTACACCGCAGGGTGCTATATGGAATGTTGGAATTGGGAGTGACTGCTAGCAGGGCCTACAAGAAGTCCGCAAGGATCGTAGGTGAGGTGCTCGGTAAGTATCACCCACACGGTGACACCTCGGTCTATGACGCGATGGTGCGTATGGCACAGGACTGGTCCTTGCGTTATCCATTGGTCAATGGGCAGGGAAACTTCGGTTCGGTCGATGGGGATAGCCCAGCGGCCATGCGATATACCGAGGCCAAACTCAGGAAATTAGCGGAAGAACTCCTGTCGGATCTTGACAAAGAGACGGTCGACTTCACACCCAACTTCGATGACTCCCTGGAAGAGCCCTCGGTACTGCCTACACGTATTCCTGCCCTCTTGGTCAATGGAGCAAGTGGTATCGCAGTGGGGATGGCTACCAACATGCCTCCACACAACCTGACCGAAGTGGTCAATGCGACTATCGCCTATATCGACAATCGAGAGATCGATGTGGCCGGTCTGATGGAGCATGTCAAAGCTCCTGACTTCCCTACCGGGGGTACCATATATGGCTATGACGGTGTGCGAGAAGCATTCGAGACAGGACGCGGTCGGGTAGTCGTCAGAGGAAAGGCACGCATCGAGGAGAACAAGAGTGGTCGCGAAGTGATCATCGTAGAAGAGATTCCTTATCAGGTCAACAAGGCCGACATGATCAAGAAGACCGCTGATCTGGTCAACGATAAAAAGATAGAAGGCATCTCCGATATCCGGGATGAATCCGACCGGAACGGAATGCGCATCGTATATGAATTGAAGCGCGATTCCATACCGAATGTGGTATTGAACAAGCTGTATAAGTACACGGCTCTACAGACCTCATTCTCAGTTAATAACATTGCTCTTGTAAAAGGAAGGCCTCAGCTCCTGAACCTCAAGGATATGATCCGCGAATTCGTGGAGCATAGACACGAGGTCGTGGTGAGAAGGACGCGCTACGAATTGCGTAAAGCAGAGGAGCGTGCCCACATCCTAGAGGGCTTGTTGATCGCCATCGACAATCTGGATGAAGTCATCGCATTGATCCGTTCTTCGGCCAATCCAGAAGAGGCCAAAGAGGGACTGATGAAACAGTTCGAGCTTTCGGAGATCCAGGCCAAGGCGATCTTGGATATGCGGCTCCAGAAACTCACCGGACTCGAGCGCGACAAGATCAGAGCCGAGTACGATGACCTGATGAAGACTATCGAGCGTCTGAAGTCCATTCTCGGAAATGAGGACCTACGGATGAGTATCATCAAAGAAGAACTCGAAGAGGTCAAGGAGAAATACGGAGACGAGCGTAAGACCCTTATCGAATACAGTGGAGCCGATTTCCGCATGGAGGATATGATCGCAGATGAGTCTGTGGTCATCACCATCTCCCATTTGGGCTATATCAAGCGGACCTCATTGACCGAGTACCGCACCCAATCACGCGGGGGTGTCGGTTCGCGGGGATCGACCACGCGTAACGAGGACTTCCTCGAACACCTCCTGCTGGCGACCAATCACAACTACATGCTCATCTTCACCAAGAAGGGTAAGTGCTTCTGGATGCGGGTGTTCGAGATTCCGGAAGGGTCCAAGACCTCCAAGGGTCGAGCCATTCAGAATCTACTGAATATAGAGTCGGATGACAGGATCATGGCCTATATCAATGTAAAGGACCTCAAGGATGAAGAAGTCTTGAACAGTCACTACATCATGATGGCCACCAAGAAAGGTGTGGTCAAGAAGACACAACTGGAAGCCTACTCCAGACCTCGTCAGAACGGTATCAATGCGATCACCATACGTGAAGGAGATGAGCTGCTGGAGGCTAAATTGACCAACGGGCAGAACGAAGTCCTGTTGGCGACAACGGCCGGACGTGCCATCCGATTCAATGAAAAGGATGTACGCTCGATGGGCAGAACGGCTTCTGGAGTCCGAGGTATCAGTCTCAGCGGACCAAAAGATGAAGTGGTAGGTATGATCTGTGTGGATGATCCCAACAAGACCGTGCTGGTGGTAAGTGAGAATGGATACGGAAAACGTACGTATCTGAACGATCCGGATGACGGTGAACCCATCTACCGTATCACCAAACGTGGAGGTAAAGGGGTGAAGACCCTGACCATCACCGATAAGACAGGTGCATTGATCGCCATCAAACAGGTGAGCGATGGGGATCAGTTGATGATCATCAACAAATCCGGTATTGCTATCCGATTGGATGTGGAAGAAATGCGCGTAATGGGAAGAGCCACGCAAGGTGTACGACTCATCAATCTGAAAGGGAAAGATGAGATCGCGGCTGTGGCCAAGATCGAGGTCGACCACCTGGAGAATGAGTTCAATGTGAGCCTGGATGAAGAAGGAACTGAAGGCGATGCCGAAGGCACCGAGGGAGTGGATGGAGAAACAGATTCACAGGAGAACCCAAGCCCAGACAGCGATACAGACAGTCCTGAGGATTCTGGCAAAGCTTTTGATAATGATGAGGTGGATGAATAA
- a CDS encoding tetratricopeptide repeat protein, with product MNHLKRNILTVFCLTAGLMIMAQSSKVTNAKFSYDAALEKIMAEDFAAAAEELAEAIQEIEPAIAHEKTGMKEKTWRYRANIYELVSRHLDKPEIAAVSENPVSLAAESYQKAMELDSKGNYEMEHKQGLAVMQNLAMNTGINRYNANDYAGAFQMFEQSMLLSESMGITDTLAIYNAALSADRADDDANALKYYQRSLEAGFDEPAIFKFMSEIHLAAGDTAAAEQAIYDGVEAYPSDQGLLIDMVNIYLGKGEMDKALDYLNRTLAQDPENHELQYNVGAVLDNTGNKEEARAAYKKAIELEPSYFDANYNLGASYFNEAVEMINDANAIPTHKVKEYQAAKAKADDVMTKALPYLEKAHELSPEDRSTMVSLAEIYARTNQLEKRKAIMAKMGD from the coding sequence ATGAACCATTTGAAAAGAAATATCCTGACCGTGTTCTGCTTGACTGCCGGTCTGATGATCATGGCCCAGTCAAGTAAGGTAACCAATGCCAAATTCAGCTATGATGCGGCACTGGAGAAGATCATGGCAGAGGACTTTGCCGCTGCGGCTGAAGAGTTGGCAGAGGCCATCCAGGAGATCGAACCGGCCATCGCTCATGAGAAGACAGGCATGAAGGAGAAGACCTGGAGATACAGGGCAAACATCTATGAACTGGTCTCACGTCACCTCGACAAGCCTGAGATCGCTGCTGTCAGTGAAAATCCGGTTTCCCTCGCGGCAGAGAGTTATCAGAAAGCCATGGAGTTGGACTCCAAGGGCAATTATGAGATGGAGCATAAGCAGGGTCTCGCGGTCATGCAGAATCTGGCCATGAACACTGGGATCAATCGCTACAATGCGAATGATTATGCGGGAGCATTCCAGATGTTCGAGCAGTCTATGCTTCTCTCGGAGAGCATGGGCATCACCGATACACTGGCCATCTATAATGCCGCTCTTTCTGCTGACCGAGCAGATGATGATGCCAATGCCTTGAAATACTATCAACGCTCATTGGAAGCAGGTTTTGATGAGCCCGCCATCTTCAAGTTCATGTCTGAAATACACTTGGCAGCAGGTGATACTGCTGCCGCTGAACAGGCCATCTATGATGGTGTGGAGGCTTATCCAAGTGACCAAGGGCTTTTGATCGATATGGTGAATATCTACTTAGGCAAGGGTGAGATGGATAAGGCATTGGATTACCTGAATAGGACTTTGGCACAGGACCCTGAAAATCACGAATTGCAATATAATGTAGGTGCAGTGCTTGATAACACAGGCAATAAGGAAGAGGCAAGAGCAGCCTATAAAAAAGCCATCGAGCTGGAGCCTTCATACTTCGATGCAAACTACAACCTGGGTGCTAGCTACTTCAATGAAGCGGTAGAGATGATCAATGATGCGAATGCCATCCCTACCCACAAGGTAAAGGAATATCAAGCAGCAAAAGCAAAAGCCGATGATGTGATGACCAAGGCACTTCCTTACTTGGAAAAGGCCCATGAGCTCAGTCCCGAAGACAGATCGACAATGGTCTCGCTAGCTGAGATCTACGCGCGTACCAATCAGTTGGAGAAGCGGAAGGCGATCATGGCGAAGATGGGAGACTGA
- a CDS encoding class I SAM-dependent methyltransferase has product MLIDARATGLAESSFDFICSNNTFEHIYPNVLSDILKEFKRVLKADGLMSHFIDLSDNFAHFDHSITIYNFLRFSTDRWNMIDNSIQPQNRLRWKEYKEKYQELDIPITEESIREGELELLAQVDVHPQFDAFSAEELAISHGYLISKFDP; this is encoded by the coding sequence CTGCTTATCGATGCACGAGCTACTGGCCTGGCTGAGAGCTCCTTCGATTTCATCTGTTCCAACAACACCTTCGAGCATATCTATCCAAACGTCCTCAGCGATATTCTGAAGGAATTCAAACGGGTTTTGAAAGCAGATGGACTGATGAGCCACTTCATCGACCTTTCCGATAATTTTGCCCATTTCGATCATTCCATCACCATCTACAATTTCCTGCGTTTCAGCACGGATCGTTGGAATATGATCGATAACAGCATCCAACCTCAGAACAGGCTTCGTTGGAAGGAGTACAAAGAGAAGTACCAGGAATTGGATATCCCGATCACGGAAGAATCCATTCGAGAAGGCGAACTCGAATTACTTGCGCAAGTCGATGTACATCCTCAGTTCGATGCCTTCAGTGCAGAGGAATTGGCCATCAGCCACGGCTATCTCATCAGCAAATTCGATCCATAA